A genomic region of Rheinheimera sp. MMS21-TC3 contains the following coding sequences:
- a CDS encoding DUF3466 family protein, with protein MKLSAISLALIPMLSLSAAQAAVYQVIEVGDVPEVRFTVAAAMNDAGEIVFNGGISNLNLASSGYEEPNYSVYYRGDGRNYYNFPLDLSAIDFTSEAVKAALTDEQLADAVNGITDVESLTILLSKNFSGQPRGLALPYYKATNADAENVLLRDFVSEPSRGNSEYLYDINNQSVAVGIASNTFQWQSFTPAPTEETPEPVAIDIWMPQGPMLLGAVVKAGVIKTIPAPFQDFGGGFSLANAISNTGYIVGVASTGISESTKTAMLESCDGKDNPVALCQYNQIVTSPSLVNVLNPLGGNFQITSEGYYQSAGMIWRLSGETISEPEVLGILGDKNTGQPYINPEPSTEINNISYISRPLAVNDKGLAAGWSVYSDSSRYVNSVAIARGYQATVFAEGQVKPIVDANEWERSAAVAINNNDIVVGGAVKIINSDYRTKMFIHDPNLDKTEFVEGFFVSSSTFPKDINDDNIIVGKAEAILANTPNRRERAFIMDVAKNSFVDLNSLVDCHSGYTLIDATSINNQGEILATALVEKEQRDIKGNLVLDDKGAPIKANLTTTVKLIPIANGVAEDCADAGNTYSRKGGSFSFAWLLGLALVGWRRFQA; from the coding sequence ATGAAGTTATCAGCTATTAGCCTAGCGCTAATACCCATGTTAAGCCTAAGTGCTGCACAAGCTGCAGTATATCAAGTTATAGAAGTTGGCGATGTGCCTGAAGTAAGATTTACTGTTGCAGCTGCAATGAATGATGCGGGTGAAATTGTTTTTAATGGTGGCATAAGTAATCTTAATTTGGCTAGCTCAGGTTATGAAGAGCCAAATTATAGTGTTTATTACAGAGGTGATGGTAGAAACTATTATAACTTTCCGTTAGATTTAAGCGCCATTGACTTTACATCTGAAGCCGTTAAAGCAGCACTTACTGATGAACAATTAGCCGATGCAGTAAATGGTATTACTGACGTAGAATCATTAACTATTTTATTATCTAAAAATTTTTCAGGCCAGCCTAGAGGTTTAGCTTTACCTTATTATAAAGCAACTAACGCTGATGCCGAAAATGTGCTGTTGCGCGACTTTGTTTCAGAGCCATCGCGTGGTAATAGTGAATATTTATACGATATTAATAATCAATCTGTTGCAGTAGGTATAGCCTCAAATACTTTTCAATGGCAAAGCTTTACTCCGGCGCCAACCGAAGAAACACCAGAGCCAGTAGCTATAGATATATGGATGCCACAAGGTCCTATGTTGTTAGGAGCTGTAGTTAAAGCTGGTGTGATAAAAACTATTCCCGCGCCTTTTCAAGACTTTGGTGGCGGTTTTTCTTTAGCAAATGCGATTAGCAATACTGGCTATATTGTTGGTGTTGCCAGTACCGGAATTTCTGAAAGCACTAAAACAGCTATGCTGGAAAGTTGTGACGGAAAAGATAATCCCGTCGCTCTTTGTCAGTATAATCAAATTGTTACTAGTCCTAGTTTGGTTAACGTACTAAATCCGCTAGGTGGGAATTTTCAAATAACCAGTGAAGGCTATTATCAAAGTGCTGGGATGATCTGGCGCTTATCGGGAGAGACAATAAGTGAGCCAGAGGTTTTAGGGATTTTAGGTGATAAAAATACTGGACAGCCTTATATTAACCCTGAACCAAGCACAGAAATAAATAATATAAGTTATATCAGCAGGCCCTTAGCCGTGAACGATAAAGGCTTAGCAGCAGGATGGTCTGTATATTCAGATTCAAGCCGTTACGTAAATAGTGTTGCAATTGCCAGAGGCTATCAGGCTACTGTGTTTGCTGAGGGCCAAGTTAAACCTATAGTTGATGCTAATGAATGGGAGCGTAGTGCAGCTGTTGCTATTAATAACAATGATATTGTTGTTGGTGGTGCAGTCAAAATTATAAATAGTGACTACCGAACAAAAATGTTTATTCATGATCCAAATTTAGATAAAACTGAGTTTGTTGAAGGTTTTTTTGTTAGCTCTAGCACTTTTCCCAAAGATATTAACGACGATAATATTATAGTAGGTAAAGCTGAAGCTATTTTAGCCAATACGCCGAATCGTCGTGAACGCGCCTTTATTATGGATGTAGCAAAAAATAGCTTTGTAGATCTCAATTCACTTGTTGATTGTCATTCAGGCTATACCTTAATTGATGCCACCTCTATTAATAACCAAGGCGAAATCTTGGCTACCGCACTAGTTGAAAAAGAACAACGAGATATTAAAGGTAATTTAGTTTTAGATGACAAGGGTGCACCAATTAAAGCGAATTTAACCACAACAGTTAAATTAATCCCTATAGCCAATGGTGTAGCGGAAGATTGTGCTGATGCTGGTAATACTTATAGCCGTAAAGGTGGAAGTTTCTCTTTTGCCTGGTTGCTGGGCCTAGCTTTAGTCGGCTGGCGTCGCTTCCAAGCTTAA
- the rmf gene encoding ribosome modulation factor: MKRQKRDRLERAHAQGYRAGVTGRSKELCPYQNLDTRSQWLGGWRDAIEDRNVGLFNRGL, encoded by the coding sequence ATGAAAAGACAAAAACGTGATCGTCTAGAACGTGCTCATGCTCAAGGTTATCGTGCTGGTGTTACGGGACGATCTAAAGAACTTTGCCCTTATCAGAATTTAGATACGCGCTCGCAATGGTTAGGAGGGTGGCGCGATGCGATTGAAGATCGTAATGTCGGTTTGTTTAATAGAGGACTGTAA
- a CDS encoding transposase has product MRFPATDIVALYSNRWEIELAFREIKQSMLDNAYMLCTKLSDMVKQELWGSVAGL; this is encoded by the coding sequence ATGCGTTTCCCCGCAACAGACATCGTTGCTTTATACTCGAACCGCTGGGAAATAGAGCTGGCTTTCAGAGAGATAAAACAGTCCATGTTGGATAATGCGTATATGCTTTGCACAAAACTATCCGATATGGTGAAGCAGGAATTATGGGGGAGTGTTGCTGGCCTTTAA
- the fabA gene encoding bifunctional 3-hydroxydecanoyl-ACP dehydratase/trans-2-decenoyl-ACP isomerase, protein MTKNSFTKEDLIACANGELFGEGNSQLPSDNMLMMDRIVHISEEGGLYGKGQIIAELDITPDLWFFACHFKGDPVMPGCLGLDAMWQLVGFFLGWSGGPGKGRALGVGEVKFTGQIVPTAKKVTYTLNMKRVIKRKLFMGIADGVVSVDGRDIYTAQDLKVGLFQDTSSF, encoded by the coding sequence ATGACTAAGAATAGCTTTACAAAAGAAGATTTAATCGCCTGTGCTAATGGTGAGTTATTTGGTGAAGGCAACAGCCAGTTACCTTCAGACAATATGTTAATGATGGATCGTATAGTACATATTTCTGAAGAAGGTGGACTATATGGCAAAGGCCAAATTATTGCCGAATTAGATATTACCCCAGACTTATGGTTCTTTGCCTGCCACTTTAAAGGGGATCCTGTTATGCCTGGCTGCTTAGGCTTAGATGCCATGTGGCAATTGGTAGGTTTCTTTCTTGGCTGGTCAGGTGGCCCGGGTAAAGGCCGTGCCTTAGGTGTAGGCGAAGTTAAGTTTACTGGCCAAATTGTCCCTACAGCTAAAAAGGTAACTTATACCCTTAATATGAAGCGGGTAATTAAACGCAAATTATTTATGGGCATAGCTGATGGCGTAGTTAGCGTAGATGGTCGTGATATTTATACCGCTCAAGATTTAAAAGTGGGTTTATTTCAAGATACTTCTAGTTTCTAA
- a CDS encoding DUF962 domain-containing protein gives MKTAQQWFDEYSQSHKNSFNKAIHWLAVPIIYLTVLGMLWQIPMPFSLFAQQEITWSLIVAVPVLMFYFNLSFSIGLGMTLFTTLGVILIRWLDQNVSTDIWLISLLLFVVMWVLQFIGHKVEGKKPSFFQDLQFLLIGPAWLLGFIYRGLNIRY, from the coding sequence ATGAAAACTGCACAACAATGGTTTGATGAATATAGCCAAAGCCATAAAAATAGCTTTAACAAAGCTATTCACTGGTTAGCTGTGCCTATAATCTACTTAACGGTATTAGGTATGCTGTGGCAAATACCTATGCCATTTAGTTTATTTGCCCAGCAAGAGATTACTTGGTCATTAATAGTGGCAGTGCCTGTTTTAATGTTTTATTTTAATTTATCTTTTTCTATTGGCTTAGGAATGACCTTATTTACCACCTTAGGCGTTATATTAATTCGTTGGCTTGATCAAAACGTGTCAACAGATATCTGGTTAATATCATTACTATTATTTGTTGTAATGTGGGTATTACAGTTTATTGGCCATAAAGTAGAGGGTAAAAAGCCTTCTTTTTTTCAGGATCTACAGTTTTTGTTAATTGGTCCTGCTTGGCTGTTAGGCTTTATTTATCGTGGTTTAAACATTCGTTATTAA
- a CDS encoding glutaredoxin family protein — protein sequence MSKKPVTLYSTWGCHLCDSAEALLIQSGYPYTVVDIVDDAKALEKYRLLIPVIAVQEQELNWPFDAEQLAIWLKEVN from the coding sequence ATGAGTAAAAAGCCGGTTACGCTATATAGCACTTGGGGCTGTCATTTATGTGATAGCGCTGAGGCATTATTAATCCAAAGCGGCTATCCGTATACTGTGGTTGATATTGTTGATGATGCTAAAGCATTAGAAAAGTATCGATTACTTATTCCTGTGATAGCGGTGCAGGAGCAAGAATTAAATTGGCCATTTGATGCCGAGCAATTAGCAATTTGGCTTAAGGAAGTAAATTAG
- a CDS encoding acyl-CoA thioesterase, with amino-acid sequence MRNEALIAKRMEHAITRVTRTVFPGRTNHHNTLFGGEALAWMDEAAFIAATRFCRKPLVTINSDRVDFKEAIPAGSIVEIVAKVDHVGRTSIRVRVDIFVENMYDDNQHLAISGNFTFVALGPDRKPTPVLP; translated from the coding sequence ATGAGAAATGAAGCGCTAATTGCTAAACGGATGGAACATGCTATCACTCGGGTTACCCGTACTGTGTTTCCTGGCCGTACTAATCATCATAATACTTTATTTGGTGGTGAGGCATTAGCTTGGATGGATGAAGCCGCTTTTATAGCTGCTACTCGATTTTGCCGTAAACCTTTGGTAACCATTAACTCGGATCGTGTTGATTTTAAAGAAGCAATTCCAGCCGGTAGTATTGTAGAAATAGTGGCCAAGGTAGATCATGTTGGCCGAACCAGTATTCGGGTTCGGGTTGATATCTTTGTTGAGAATATGTACGACGATAACCAACATCTAGCCATATCAGGTAATTTCACTTTTGTAGCCTTAGGGCCAGATCGAAAACCTACACCAGTATTACCTTAG
- a CDS encoding Fic family protein — MKPYSPPFKLTHNMMRLVADISGSIGKWTAVNQGLLVPKLRKENRIRTIQASLAVEQNTLTFEQVTAVVDGKHVLGTPKEIQEVQNAFVAYEAMEHFEPANIDDLLSAHKLLLYGLIPDAGNWRSGGAGIYRGDQLVHMAPPANQVPRLIAQLTQWLATSEAHPLIASSAFHYEFEFIHPFSDGNGRMGRLWQTLILSQWQPILAYLPVETVIKAKQDEYYKAFRHADATSDCSLFIEFLLDAINTALDEAISSSEITLVQTRVQTRVKTPEKILQLLRINPELSLLDIANHLGKALSTIERAVVKLQQQNKLIFEGAKKDGRWKVLD, encoded by the coding sequence ATGAAACCATATTCTCCTCCATTTAAATTAACTCATAACATGATGCGTTTAGTTGCTGACATTTCTGGCTCTATCGGAAAGTGGACAGCGGTAAATCAAGGTTTATTAGTACCAAAATTAAGGAAAGAGAATCGAATTCGCACTATACAGGCCTCATTGGCAGTGGAGCAGAACACACTCACCTTTGAACAAGTTACAGCGGTTGTTGACGGAAAACATGTTTTAGGCACACCAAAAGAAATTCAAGAGGTACAAAATGCTTTTGTAGCTTATGAAGCGATGGAGCACTTTGAACCTGCCAATATAGACGATCTTTTAAGTGCCCATAAACTATTACTGTACGGCCTAATACCGGATGCAGGTAATTGGCGTAGCGGTGGCGCAGGAATTTATCGTGGTGATCAGTTGGTTCATATGGCTCCGCCTGCAAATCAAGTTCCTCGGCTTATAGCACAATTGACCCAGTGGCTCGCGACGTCTGAAGCCCACCCCTTAATTGCTTCTTCTGCATTTCACTATGAATTTGAGTTCATTCATCCATTTAGTGATGGCAACGGCAGGATGGGGCGTTTATGGCAAACTCTTATACTGAGCCAGTGGCAGCCAATACTGGCATATTTGCCAGTAGAAACGGTGATTAAAGCTAAGCAAGACGAATACTATAAGGCTTTTCGTCATGCCGACGCGACGAGTGATTGTTCCTTATTTATTGAGTTTCTACTTGATGCTATAAACACAGCGTTAGATGAAGCAATATCGTCATCTGAAATAACGCTGGTGCAAACGCGGGTACAAACGCGGGTAAAAACACCTGAGAAAATCTTGCAATTACTCCGTATAAACCCTGAATTGTCGCTTTTAGATATTGCCAACCACCTCGGTAAAGCACTTAGTACTATTGAGCGTGCTGTAGTAAAACTACAGCAGCAAAATAAACTTATTTTTGAAGGTGCAAAAAAAGATGGCCGATGGAAAGTGCTGGATTAA
- a CDS encoding 6-carboxytetrahydropterin synthase: MILFVRDLTVIDFSYLCAKRGMLGESYIVDVELDGKLDDISMVLDFSLVKKQIKQAIDQLLDHKLAVPTLADGLSLTLAQQQQLLKFDSARGQINMAAPTEAVALIETATINIDSITSFLQHHIMQLMPANVAKLTITLRPEPISGFYYHYSHGLKKHDGNCQRIAHGHRSTIQIFTDGMLSLRLNKYWSERWEDIYLGTAEDLCQASELKFINPATDTDICFAYQAQQGWFELTMPASHCEIIATDTTVECLAEYIVAELEKIDPSKAYKVVAYEGVGKGAIAQSA; this comes from the coding sequence ATGATATTGTTTGTGCGAGACTTAACTGTCATTGATTTTTCATATTTGTGTGCTAAGCGCGGTATGCTGGGTGAAAGCTATATTGTAGACGTTGAGTTAGATGGCAAACTAGATGATATTTCTATGGTGCTGGATTTTTCGTTGGTTAAAAAACAAATTAAACAGGCCATAGATCAATTGCTTGATCATAAATTAGCTGTGCCAACTTTAGCGGATGGCTTAAGCCTTACACTGGCGCAACAGCAACAATTGCTTAAGTTTGATAGTGCTCGTGGTCAAATTAATATGGCAGCGCCAACAGAAGCCGTGGCATTAATTGAAACTGCTACTATTAACATAGACAGTATCACTAGTTTTTTGCAACACCATATAATGCAGCTGATGCCAGCTAATGTGGCTAAGCTTACAATTACTTTACGCCCAGAGCCTATTAGTGGCTTTTATTATCACTACAGTCATGGTTTGAAAAAGCATGATGGTAATTGTCAACGTATTGCTCATGGTCATCGCTCTACCATTCAAATTTTTACTGATGGCATGCTGTCTTTACGCCTAAACAAATACTGGTCAGAGCGTTGGGAAGATATTTACTTAGGCACTGCTGAGGATCTGTGTCAGGCTAGTGAATTAAAGTTTATTAACCCTGCTACAGACACTGATATTTGTTTTGCCTATCAAGCACAGCAAGGTTGGTTTGAGCTCACTATGCCTGCAAGTCATTGCGAAATTATAGCTACAGATACCACTGTAGAATGTTTAGCTGAGTATATAGTTGCTGAGCTAGAAAAAATTGATCCAAGTAAAGCCTATAAAGTCGTGGCATATGAAGGTGTAGGTAAAGGGGCTATTGCTCAGTCAGCATAA
- the rlmKL gene encoding bifunctional 23S rRNA (guanine(2069)-N(7))-methyltransferase RlmK/23S rRNA (guanine(2445)-N(2))-methyltransferase RlmL: MLEFWALTSKGVEELVADEIRLHGGEVIKMTMGVVRFKAELRTAYQLCLWSRMATRIMRLIQSEPITADSDLYQVASKIDWPQQMALRNTLAVDCVGKHAKIDNTQFGAIRLKDAIVDQFREETGHRPDVDRMNPDVRFQVRLDRNYFHFLQDFSGSSLHQRGYRSGQGEAPLKEHLAAALIKRSGWQVDQPFFDPFCGSGTLVIEAALLALNKAPGLARERFAFESWPGHREAIWRELKAEAKAAEKPLPTSIQFYGSDTDERALAKAKQNAAKAGISSITQFSYGDATKLNAAVSSSAGMIVTNPPYGERLGELPTLIPLYSQFSVALKQHYQGWRLAIITSNADLLRALRLSRSKTYKFTNGPLDCEFTLFDLTEKQVAVSSDAPSLFFQESSAFGNRLAKNLKQLRKWANKEQINCYRLYDADIPEYNVAVDWYDGEVVVHEYAAPSTVDEQVAQKRLFDVVNQVPPVLAITSDKMILKVREKQKGTSQYQALAKKAGQYKEVVEYGAKFLVNLRDYLDTGLFLDHRITRRMIQQQAKGKSVLNLFAYTGTASVHAAIGGARSVTTVDMSNTYLDWAKKNFTINGLTGSQYKFEQADCLQWLSRCREQFDLIFVDPPTFSNSKRMQDSWDVQRDHVGLLNKLIPRLAVGGKVIFSNNKRKFKLDTQQLIDAGWQVKDISAATLPEDFKRNPHIHVCFELTR; encoded by the coding sequence ATGCTGGAATTCTGGGCGTTAACGTCTAAAGGTGTTGAAGAGTTAGTTGCAGATGAAATACGTTTGCACGGTGGTGAAGTCATTAAGATGACGATGGGTGTAGTACGTTTTAAAGCGGAGCTGCGTACTGCGTATCAATTATGTTTATGGTCGCGTATGGCAACGCGCATTATGCGTTTGATCCAGTCTGAGCCGATTACTGCCGATAGCGATTTATACCAAGTGGCGTCTAAAATAGATTGGCCACAGCAGATGGCGCTTAGAAATACCTTAGCAGTAGACTGCGTAGGCAAGCATGCCAAAATTGATAATACCCAATTTGGCGCTATTCGCTTAAAAGATGCCATTGTTGATCAGTTTCGTGAAGAAACTGGCCATAGGCCAGATGTTGACCGGATGAACCCGGATGTGCGTTTTCAGGTGCGTTTAGATAGAAATTATTTCCACTTTTTACAAGACTTTTCTGGCTCGTCTTTACACCAGCGCGGTTATAGAAGTGGTCAGGGTGAAGCACCGTTAAAAGAACATTTAGCGGCAGCTTTAATTAAACGTTCAGGTTGGCAAGTTGACCAGCCGTTTTTTGACCCTTTTTGTGGTAGCGGTACTTTAGTAATAGAAGCGGCTTTATTAGCGTTAAATAAGGCACCGGGTTTAGCCCGTGAGCGCTTTGCTTTTGAAAGCTGGCCTGGCCATCGTGAAGCTATATGGCGTGAGTTAAAAGCTGAGGCCAAAGCGGCTGAAAAGCCATTGCCTACAAGCATTCAGTTTTACGGCTCTGATACTGATGAGCGGGCTTTAGCTAAAGCGAAACAAAATGCTGCTAAGGCTGGTATTAGTTCAATTACCCAGTTTAGTTATGGCGATGCCACTAAGTTAAATGCGGCAGTGTCTAGTAGTGCAGGTATGATTGTTACTAACCCGCCTTATGGTGAGCGCTTAGGTGAGTTACCTACTTTAATTCCGTTGTATAGTCAGTTCTCTGTGGCATTAAAGCAGCATTATCAAGGCTGGCGTTTAGCTATTATTACCTCGAATGCTGACTTACTGCGGGCTTTGCGTTTATCACGCTCTAAAACCTATAAGTTCACCAATGGGCCTTTAGATTGTGAATTTACCTTATTTGATTTAACTGAAAAGCAAGTCGCCGTAAGCTCTGATGCGCCATCACTATTCTTCCAAGAAAGTAGTGCCTTTGGTAATAGGTTAGCTAAGAATTTAAAGCAGCTGCGTAAATGGGCCAATAAAGAGCAAATTAATTGCTATCGGCTTTATGATGCTGACATTCCTGAGTATAACGTGGCTGTTGATTGGTACGACGGTGAGGTTGTGGTGCATGAATACGCAGCCCCCAGCACGGTTGATGAACAAGTTGCCCAAAAGCGTTTATTTGATGTTGTAAACCAAGTGCCGCCGGTATTGGCTATTACATCAGATAAAATGATTTTAAAAGTGCGTGAAAAGCAAAAGGGTACTTCGCAGTATCAAGCCTTAGCGAAAAAAGCGGGCCAATATAAAGAAGTGGTTGAGTATGGCGCTAAGTTTTTAGTTAATTTACGCGATTACTTAGATACCGGCTTGTTTTTAGATCACCGCATTACCCGGCGCATGATCCAGCAACAGGCTAAGGGTAAGTCGGTATTAAACTTGTTTGCCTACACGGGCACGGCGTCGGTGCATGCAGCCATTGGCGGAGCGCGTAGTGTTACTACCGTTGATATGTCTAATACTTATTTAGACTGGGCTAAGAAGAACTTTACTATTAATGGTTTAACTGGCTCACAGTATAAGTTTGAGCAAGCAGATTGCTTACAATGGTTAAGCCGTTGTCGTGAGCAGTTTGATTTGATTTTTGTTGATCCGCCAACCTTTTCTAACTCGAAGCGGATGCAAGACAGCTGGGATGTGCAGCGTGACCATGTCGGCTTGCTCAATAAACTTATTCCGCGTTTAGCTGTGGGCGGTAAAGTTATTTTCTCTAATAATAAACGCAAATTTAAATTAGATACCCAGCAGCTTATTGACGCCGGTTGGCAGGTTAAAGATATTTCAGCGGCAACTTTGCCAGAGGACTTTAAGCGTAACCCACATATTCATGTTTGTTTTGAGCTTACTCGATGA
- a CDS encoding ATP-binding cassette domain-containing protein produces MELLRFQQACLAFGTHPILDRVDFSLFSGERVCLVGRNGAGKSSFLKLLTGQQNLDDGQIVINTGVVLSRLEQDPPAKMDVKIADFIREGAGDLAEKLQQFYTLSENLDGAGEAEYRLFDQLQSEMDTRDGWSLDSRVIDICQQFNMDPEANLSTLSGGWLRKAALARALIAKPDVLLLDEPTNHLDVEAIQWLEQFLLNFNGAIMFISHDRAFIRALATRIIDLDRGELTSHPGNYQMYLDRKQKMLEDEQQHNALFDKRLAEEEVWIRQGIKARRTRNEGRVRALKELRKERAARLDKLGKVDFNIEQADRSGKLVFEAKGVSQQFGDNKVIKDLDLLVMRGDRIALVGPNGVGKSTLIKLLLGDYKHSAGEVKRGTNIEVAYFDQHRMALDLEATVQDNVADGKQEITQNGKTRHVLSYLQDFLFPPARARTPVKALSGGEKNRLLLAKLFARPSNLLILDEPTNDLDVETLELLEDILQQYQGTVLLVSHDREFVNNTVTSSLLFIGDGKIVEIAGGYDDVIAYQQRQQAKEATSTVAKSVVKDSNSSQKTDTLTSTATTEPVKKKLSYKEQRELESLPLQIEQLEQALAKLQAEVNQPEFFKGSAEQTQATLNQLAQTESKLAQAFARWEILDA; encoded by the coding sequence GTGGAATTATTACGTTTTCAACAAGCGTGTTTAGCTTTTGGTACCCATCCTATTTTAGATCGTGTTGATTTTAGTTTATTTAGTGGTGAGCGGGTATGTTTGGTTGGCCGTAATGGTGCGGGTAAATCATCGTTTTTGAAATTGTTGACCGGTCAACAAAATTTAGATGATGGCCAAATCGTTATTAATACCGGTGTGGTATTAAGTCGCTTAGAGCAAGATCCACCAGCAAAAATGGATGTTAAAATAGCTGATTTTATTCGCGAAGGCGCGGGCGATTTAGCCGAAAAGTTGCAGCAGTTTTATACTTTATCTGAAAATCTTGACGGCGCAGGTGAGGCTGAGTATCGGTTATTTGATCAGTTACAGTCTGAAATGGACACCCGTGACGGTTGGAGTTTAGACTCACGAGTTATTGATATTTGTCAGCAATTTAATATGGACCCAGAAGCAAACTTAAGCACCTTATCTGGTGGCTGGTTGCGTAAAGCCGCTTTAGCGCGTGCATTAATTGCTAAGCCTGATGTGTTATTGCTAGACGAACCAACTAACCACTTAGATGTTGAAGCTATTCAATGGCTAGAGCAGTTTTTATTGAACTTTAACGGCGCTATTATGTTTATTTCGCATGATAGGGCCTTTATTCGTGCCCTAGCGACGCGGATTATTGATCTTGATAGGGGAGAATTAACCTCGCATCCGGGCAATTACCAGATGTATTTAGATCGTAAGCAAAAAATGCTCGAAGATGAGCAACAACATAATGCCTTATTTGATAAGCGTTTAGCTGAAGAAGAAGTGTGGATCCGCCAAGGCATTAAGGCTAGGCGTACCCGTAATGAAGGCCGAGTACGGGCTTTAAAAGAATTACGTAAAGAGCGCGCGGCGCGTTTAGATAAACTGGGTAAAGTCGATTTTAATATTGAGCAGGCAGATAGATCAGGCAAGCTGGTATTTGAAGCTAAAGGCGTATCGCAGCAATTTGGTGATAACAAAGTTATAAAAGACTTAGATTTACTTGTAATGCGTGGCGACAGAATTGCTTTAGTAGGGCCTAACGGTGTAGGTAAGTCGACATTAATTAAATTATTATTAGGCGATTACAAACATTCAGCAGGTGAAGTAAAACGCGGCACTAATATTGAAGTAGCTTATTTTGATCAACACCGGATGGCGCTTGATTTAGAAGCGACAGTGCAAGATAACGTAGCGGACGGTAAACAAGAAATTACCCAAAATGGTAAAACGCGCCATGTTTTAAGTTACTTGCAAGATTTTTTATTCCCACCAGCACGAGCCAGAACACCAGTAAAAGCGCTATCGGGTGGGGAAAAAAACCGTTTATTGTTAGCTAAGTTATTTGCCAGACCCAGTAACCTGCTTATTTTAGATGAACCTACTAACGATTTAGATGTTGAAACCTTAGAGTTGTTAGAAGATATCTTGCAACAATATCAAGGTACTGTGTTATTAGTAAGCCACGACCGTGAGTTCGTAAATAATACGGTAACTAGCTCATTACTGTTTATTGGTGATGGTAAGATAGTAGAAATTGCTGGCGGATATGACGATGTTATAGCTTATCAGCAGCGGCAACAAGCTAAAGAGGCTACAAGCACAGTAGCAAAGTCAGTTGTTAAAGATAGCAATTCTTCACAAAAAACTGACACTTTAACCAGCACAGCAACTACTGAGCCAGTTAAAAAAAAGCTATCATACAAAGAACAACGTGAATTAGAGTCTTTACCTTTGCAAATTGAACAATTAGAGCAAGCTTTAGCTAAGTTGCAAGCCGAGGTAAATCAGCCTGAATTTTTTAAAGGCAGTGCTGAACAAACCCAGGCTACGTTGAACCAATTAGCACAAACCGAGTCGAAGCTGGCGCAAGCCTTTGCACGCTGGGAAATATTAGACGCATAA